The sequence below is a genomic window from Nostoc flagelliforme CCNUN1.
ATTCAATCTCTTCTTTAATCTGATTAATTGCCTGGGAAGCTGATGGTAATTCTTTGTCGTAAGCTGCTATCAGCTTTAGCAAATCTTGGCTGTAGGTTGAAACATAAGTTATATTACCCCAAATAAAACCTACTGGGTCTAAAATTTCGTGCGCTACACCGTCTACCAAACGTCCCAGATTTGCCATTTTATCATTTTGAATCATTTGAGCTTGGCTGCGTTCATATCGCACCAGATTCTCGATTCCCCGAATTTGCCAAGAAATAATGTTCAATTCCTGGACATCTAACAATCTATAAGCACCAGATTCTGTTTCTACTACAATTGGTTCTGCTAATAATTCTGGCGATCGCTTTAAGCTAAGTTGCATCGCAGTTAAAATCGATGTTGTATCAGCAAGCAGCAACATCGGTATTCGCGCATAGCTGTAGAGAACGGCTAATGGTTGCTGAACAAATAACTCTTGTCCCAATGGGCGAATCAAAAACTCCAGCAGTCGCCGCCGCGAAATCATCCCAATGAACTTTCCCTGTTCTACCAAAATTACTCCTGGTAGCTGGGGGTATTTTTCCAAAAAACTAGCCACTTCCATACCAGTGTGATTGATTTCCACTGGGAAGTTGTACATTGGTAGTTCTTGGAGGGTTGAATTTAAATCAAGATCGCGATCGCTACCAAGAGAGACAAATGGCGGTGAGATTTGGCAACTGAATTCTTCTGACACTATACACCCTGATTTTACAAATACTAGGTAAACGATAAGTTAATATTTTACATTTTGTCATCCTCTAAATCCGGTTTCGGTTTCGGTATCTACCGCAAGGCGGAAGTCCATCTTAAGCCAGTGCGCCCTTGCCACTCATCGCAAGCTACACTAAAAACAACCTTTACAAAAAGTGCAAAGGTAGAGTTATGACCTCTGCAACCAATCAATCCACGTTGAGTGGCGATGAAAGGGCTAAACAAGAACGCCAAAGAGCTGAACAAGAACGCCAAAGGGCTGAACAGGAATCCCAAAGAGCCGATCGCCTAGCTGCCCAATTGCGTAGACGCAAAGCGGCTTGTCGTTAGACATCGCTCGGCGTTGAACCAGAACCCTAATATTTTGCTCCGAATTACGAATTACGTTAGCGTAGCGGTAGCGACGTAGGAGCGCCATTACGAATTAAAAAGGGGTGGTGTAAAAGAGTCATCTGTGGCTTAATTTGTTTAGACACAAATTTTACTGCTACCAGGGTAATCACGATGACAAATAGACCTCCTTCCGAACCGGAGTCATCCCAAAAAACTGCCCTTGGCTTTGATGAATTTATAGCCATACTGGTTGCCTTCGCCACTATCGGAGCGATTCTTTTTTGGTCATTATCCCGCAGGGATTCTAGCTGGAACTTAAACGGGTTGCTGTCGCCTTCCCCTACTCCGTCTAGAAGTGTTCAACCAAATCAAGTATTGCCTTTTCCTACTCCCAAGGTAGAACCAAATGCAGCCCCCAACAACGTTTTGCCGTCATCTCCACCAGAGGCTGTTGTTGAACCCAAGACACCTGCATTCCCAACTTCTTCCCGCGCAGTGTTACCATCTGCTCAGGTAATCCCAACTCAATCCCCACAACCACAGACACCTATATCCTCTTCAGCAGGGCTTGAATCATCAATTACATCATCAGCCTTGCCTTTAGTAACTCCGGCAAAACAAAAATCTATTATTCCGCCGCCAATTGCATTTAACGATGTGCCTAATAACTTTTGGGGTCGGCGTTTTATAGATGTTCTTTCTTCCCGTGGTATTCTCAAGGGGTTTCCTGATTATTCTTTTAGACCAAATCAGCCTGTAAACCGTGCTGAATTTGCTGCTATCCTGCAAAAAGCCTTTGATCAAGAACCCTCTAAGACTGCGATCGCATTTCAAGATGTACCAGCAAAATTCTGGGCAACTCCAGCAATTGACCGAGCCATCAGTGCCGGATTTCTCAAAGGCTACCCGAAAAAAACCTTCAAACCACAACAAAATATTACGCGAGTGCAAGTTTTAGTTGCTCTTGTTAGTGGGTTGAATTTGAAAGCACCCACTTCCCAAAATAAGATTTTAAGTGTCTATAAAGATTCTAAAAATATTCCAACCTATGCTACTAGCAAAATAGCTGCTGCTACAGCCAATGGTCTGGTAGTTAACTATCCAAATCCACAAATTCTTGCTCCCAACAAAGTAGCTACTCGTGCTGAAGTGGCAGCGATGATTCATCAAGCTTTAGTAAAACGGGGCAAGTTGGAGGGAATTTCATCTCAAAACATTGTGCGAGCTGGTAGCGTGTCTCCAAAAGTCTCGC
It includes:
- a CDS encoding sensor histidine kinase; translation: MSEEFSCQISPPFVSLGSDRDLDLNSTLQELPMYNFPVEINHTGMEVASFLEKYPQLPGVILVEQGKFIGMISRRRLLEFLIRPLGQELFVQQPLAVLYSYARIPMLLLADTTSILTAMQLSLKRSPELLAEPIVVETESGAYRLLDVQELNIISWQIRGIENLVRYERSQAQMIQNDKMANLGRLVDGVAHEILDPVGFIWGNITYVSTYSQDLLKLIAAYDKELPSASQAINQIKEEIEFDFLEQDLSRSLASIRTGAERLKKLVTSLQNFCYIDELYPKPVDLHACIDSIILLINSRLQGEIEIVKYYGQLPPVYCFMGQINQVLMNIFSEVVDTLLNEAVRQQLHREDTKTVQKPRIEITTEVISQEASNPNAPDSRWILIRIADNGPGMSQELQQQIMESFSLETKNSKNTSLAVSYRIITVRHGGKLSFHSQIGIGTKFEILLPLV
- a CDS encoding S-layer homology domain-containing protein codes for the protein MTNRPPSEPESSQKTALGFDEFIAILVAFATIGAILFWSLSRRDSSWNLNGLLSPSPTPSRSVQPNQVLPFPTPKVEPNAAPNNVLPSSPPEAVVEPKTPAFPTSSRAVLPSAQVIPTQSPQPQTPISSSAGLESSITSSALPLVTPAKQKSIIPPPIAFNDVPNNFWGRRFIDVLSSRGILKGFPDYSFRPNQPVNRAEFAAILQKAFDQEPSKTAIAFQDVPAKFWATPAIDRAISAGFLKGYPKKTFKPQQNITRVQVLVALVSGLNLKAPTSQNKILSVYKDSKNIPTYATSKIAAATANGLVVNYPNPQILAPNKVATRAEVAAMIHQALVKRGKLEGISSQNIVRAGSVSPKVSPTRKQNLKGNLSTGG